The Herbiconiux sp. SALV-R1 nucleotide sequence CGTGCCCCGCCGAGCCACGCCATGGCGTTGGAGACGGGGTTCGAGTTGTAGCGACGAGCCATTCAGCGGCGACCTTTCGGGGAGGCGATCTCGGCCAGAACAGCGGATGCGCGCTCGACCGCACAGGCACGCCCTGACACGAGGAGCGAAGCTACTGCACGTGCATCCACGTTTCCTGGCACGTCGCTGTGCCCGGGTGGAGAGCGGCCGGCGCACGCGAACGCCCCCTCGCCCGGCGAACCGAAGGAGGGGGCGGTCGAGTCGAAGCCGGAGGGCAGTGGGCCTACTCGCCGTAGCCCGTCGGAGGCGTGAGCACGCCGCGCTCGATCAGCTTCTCGATGTTGTCGGCCCGGGTCTGGTGCTCGCGAGCCAGCCAGCCCTCGCTCGGAGGGGCGTCGAGGTACTGGTTCTTCGGGTAGATCGGCTGGTCGTAGATGGCCCGGTACTGCTCGGTGCGCAGGTCTTTGAACTGGTTGTAGAGACCGTTCGCCACGCGTGCCCGCCGCAGGGCCTCGATGTCGATCGTCGTGCAGACGAACGAGTCGCCCGTGGTCCAGCCGCGCTGCTGCGTGAGCACCTGGCCGCGCGGGCCGACGATCATCGACTGGCCGCCGAAGAGGTCTTGCACGCCGCCGTCTTCGCGGTACTCCGGCCCGAGGTTCGGCGCCACCACGTAGGCGGAGTTGAACATGGCGTGGGCGCGGTTCTGCAGCTCCCACATGCCGTTCTGCACGGCCGGCTCGATGAGGGTGGGGCGGATGATGATCTCCGCGCCGTTCATGGCGAGCCCGCGCGCCACCTCGGGGTAGACACCCTCGTGGCAGATGGCGATGCCGATGTTGCCGATCTCGGTGCGCGCCACCGGGAAGATGGCGTCCATCACGTTGCCGTTGCCCTTCTTCTCGATCCACTCGTCCCACACGTCGTGCGGGTTCATGTTGCCGAGCATGCCGCCCTCGTAGGCGTCGCTGGTGGCCTTGTAGCGCTTGTAGACGATCTCGCCCTGCGGGTCGATGATGAACGCCACGTTGAAGTGGCGGTCGGGGAAGTCGTCGTCTTTCACCATGTACAGCTCGGCCGCGATGTAGGTGTCGAGTTCGCGGGCCTTCTTGGCCAGCTCGTCGGTCTCGGGGCCGGGGATCGTCACGGCGAAGTGACGCTCCTTCTCGCGGTTGCCGGGGAAGTTGGCGATCATGCCCTGGATCGCCATCTCGGGAAGCACCACCAGTCGAACCGGGGAGCCTTCCCATCGACCCACCATGACGGCGGTGTCGATGAATTCGTTGATTCGCTTCACATTCGCCACACCATCGCCCGGATTCTTCACGGTGAAGGTTCGGGGCGACACTGCCACGACGACGAAGGGGTCGACCATGTTCGTGCTCTCTTTCCATGGGGAACGCGGAGCTGATCCGCGCTGATCGAATTGCGCTGGTGAGCGATCCGGAAGATCTGAGTTAGCGCTCACTCAGACTAGTCGCGTCGACGATGCCGCCGCAAGAGTGGCAGGCGAAAGCCACCCGACGGGTTGACGGCGGGAGCTTGTTAGCGCACTATCGGGATCAGCCCCGGCGCGCGGGCGCACTGGTCTGGCGCACCACCAGCTCGGGCTGGAGGAGCGGGATGACCTCGTCGGCCCCGCCCTTGATCATGGCCAGGATGCGGCTGACCGCCGTGTGACCGATCTGCTCGAAGTCGAGGGTCACGGTGGTGAGCGCGGGCCGGTAGTAGGCCGACTCCTTGACGTTGTCGAAGCCGACGACGCTGACCTGGCCCGGCACCTCGATGCCCGCCTCGTCGAGCGCCTTCACCACGCCGAGCGCGAAGGGGTCGTTGGCGGCGAATACGGCGGTGACCTCGAGGGTCTCGGCGATCATCCGTCCCACCCGGTAGCCCTCGGCCGCCGACCAGTCGGTGGTGGTGAAGGCGGGCGGCGCCACGCGGCCCTGGGCCGAGAGCTCCTCGGCCCAGCCGCGGGCGCGAGCGGTCGACGCCATCCATCCCTCGGGCCCCTGCACGTGCCAGACGGTCTCGTGTCCGAGCTCGAGCAGGTGCCGCACGGCCTCGCGCGCTCCGCGCACCTCGTCGATGGAGATGCTGGTGGCGCTCGCGGGCGTGCCCTGCTCGAAGGTGACCATCGGCACGCCGATGTCGAGACTCTGGATGACCGAGATGGCCTCGTAGAGCGGGGCCAGCACGATGATGCCGTCGACCGCATCCGGCCCCACCGATTCGAGGGCGGAACGGATGGCGTGGCGATCGAGCGACCCCAGCGTCACCAGGCGTGTGGAGTAGCCGTGCCGGCGGGCCTCCTCCGAGATTCCGTAGAGGGCGACCGACGGCCCCAGCACCGCGAGCTCGAAGCTCACGACGCCGATGGTCATCGTGCGGTTGCTCGCGAGGGCGGCGGCGGCCGGGTTGCGCCGGTAGCGCAGCTGCTCGATCGCGCGCTCGACGCGTTCGCGGATCTCGGGCGCGACGTTCTGCGCCCCGTTCACGACCCGAGACACCGTCTGCTGCGACACCCCGGCGAGCTTCGCCACGTCGATCATGCGCGGCCCCTGGGAGCGCGAGCCGAGCCGTTCTCCGCGGGTGCTTGTCGTGGAGGCTGAGGCGGCGCGAGGCATCTGCTCATTATGCCCGCCCGGGCGCCGGTCGACAGTCGTCGCCACGGGCGGGCCGCCGCTCACGGCCGGCGGTAGCGCAGCACCTCGGGGTGCCGCTCGTAGGGCCACTCCGCACCCTCGACCATGTAGGAGCGGGTGGTGTAGCTGCCGTCCATCGTCGACGCGAGGCTCGGCGGGCCGTCGAAGCCGATGACGCCCCAGCCCACGCGGTTCTCGTTGCCGCCGTAGACCGGGTCTCCGTAGAAGCCCTGGCGGGTGTTCAGCACGAGGAGGGGGAAGAACTCCAGGAAGTCCTCGTTCACCGGCTGGTTGCCGGCGGGGGCGCCGCCGAGGCCGACCCCCTCGTCGTTCAGCGCGAACCGTCCTGGCTTCGACGCGCCCGAGAGCTCCTCCAGCACGGCGTCCTGCGCCTGTTCGTCGAGCTTGACGAAGGCCGGCGCCCCGCGCTTCTCGGCGAGTGCGTCGAGTTGGCGCACGCCGTCGCGGTAGAAGCCCTGCCGCGCCTCGATGCGCTCCTGCCAGGCCTCCTCCTCGAGTCCCTCCATGCGGAGGAAGCCGTTGCCGTCGGCGGCGGGGAAGATGAACTGCGTGCCGGCGAGCATCCGGTCGATGAAGCGCACCACCTTCGCCTCCCGGGCACCGGGGTGGTGGTCGGTGGGGATGATGCGGGCCGTGGCGGCCTCGACCGTCGCCCACTCGTGCTCGGTGAAGAACAGCGGTTCGTCGTCGTCTCGTGTGGAGATGGGCGCGGTCACCCATTCTGCCTGTCCCATGGTGAAGTCCTTTCTTGAGTCGGTGTCGTCGTCAGTCGGTCGTCCAGCCGTGGCGGTCGACCTGCAGGATGCGGTCGGCGCAGCGCCAGGCGTTCGCCATGATGGTGAGCGCCGGGTTGATGCCCGTGGCGGTGGGGAAGAAGCTGGCGTCGAACACGTAGAGGTTCGGCACCTCGTGCGAGCGGCACCAGCGGTCGACGACCGAGGTGGCCGGGTCGTCGCCCATGCGGGTGGTGCCGAGCTCGTGCGAGGTGTTGCCCGTGATGCGCTCCATGTTCACCGGAACCACCCGGGAGGCGCCCGCCGCCTCGAGGATCTCGCCGTTCTTCTTCACCTGCCAGCGCTCCTGCGCGAAGTCGTTCGCGTGGGGCGTGTGGGTGATGCGCGCGACCGGCAGGCCCCACGCATCCTTCACCGTCGGATCGAGGTCGACCCGGTTGCTCTCGACCGGGAGGTCGTGCAGCAGGATGCCGATCTTCATGCTGTGGTTGAAGAACTCGCGGTCGGCGTCTTTCGCGGCGGCGCCCCAGGTGGGGCGGCCGGGGAAGCTCCAGTTCACCGGGTGCCCGATCATCGAGGGGAAGATGAGCGAGCCCAGGATGTGCCCGCGGCTCTCGTCGGTCTCGTAGAAGTCGAACGAGCACAGGCTCATGTAGTGCCCGGCCCAGCCGTAGAGCGGGTCGTGCACCTCGCGGTCGAACAGACCCACCGAGAACGAGTACTGGTGGAAGGTCGCGTTCTTGCCCACGAGCCCGCTGCCGTTGCCGAGACCGTCGGGATGCTGTGCCGACTTCGACATGAGCAGCAGCCTCGGCGTCTCGATGCCGCCCGCGCAGACGATGACGGCCTTGGCGTACTGCACGAACTCGTCGCCGTCCTCATCCTGATACCGCACCCCGGTGGCCTTGCCGTCGGCGCCGACGAGGATCTCGCTCACGTAGCAGTCGGAGCGGAGGTCGTAGCGGCCGGTGGAGATGGCGTCGGGGATGAAGCTGATGAGCGTCGACGACTTGCCGGTGCCCGGGTCGGGATACTGCTGCCAGAAGCCGTTCTCGCTGAACGGCTGGCGGCCGCGATAGGGCTCGGTGACCATGCCCTGCGGCATGGGGAAGGTGCTGTGGCCGAGCTTGTCCATGGCCGTGGCGAAGGTGCGGCCGATCTGGCTGAGCGTCGAGGGCTTCGTGGGGTAGCCCTTACTGCGGGGAGCCTCCCAGCGGTTCGCTCCGGCGAGACCGGAGGTGCCGAACTCCCATTCCACCCGGGTGTAATAGGGCTCGAGCTCGTCGTAGCTGATGGGCCAGTCGACGAGGCTCGCGCCGGGCACGTCGCCGTGGAGGCTGCGCAGCTTGAAGTCGCTGAGCGCCATGCGCGGCACCATGCCGCCCCAGTGGGTGGTGCCGCCGCCGACGACCTGGGGGGTCGCGGAGAAGTTCGTGATCACGGCCTCCTCGCTGTCGTTCTGGCGGTAGGTGCGGGGCTTCAGCTTCGGGTCTTGCCAGATGAAGTTGCGGTTGAGGAACTTCAGCTCGTCACCGGAGGCGTGCTCGGGCTTCAGCCACGGTCCGCGCTCGAGGCCCACCACGGTGAGGCCGGCCTCGCTCAGCACCTTGGCCGCGGTGGCTCCGCCGGCGCCGGCACCGACGATCACCACGTCGACGGCTTCGGGGTTCTTCTTCCTGGTCATCGTTCGACTCCGTTCTGTCCGACACGGGCGAGCTCGAGGAGCTCGCTCCAGAGGTCTTCGGGGATGGGGGTTTCGAGCAGCTCGACTGTCGCGTCGACACGCTCGGGTCGCGACATGCCGACGATGGTCGAGGCGACCCGCTCGTCGCGCACCGAGAACTGCAGCGCGGCGGCGGCGAGCGGCACGTCGTGCTCGCGGCAGAGGTCTTCCATGCGCTGAACCCGCGCGAGGGTGGCGTCGGAGACCGGCGCGTAGCAGTAGGTGGGCACGACCGACGGGCCCTTCACGAGCATCCCGCCGCCGAAGGGAGCGGCGTTCACGACGGCGACACCGTCGCGGGCGGCTCGCTCGAGCAGCGGTTCGGCCGTCTGGTCGACGAGGGTGAAGCGGTTGTGGCTGATGACCACGTCGAACACCCCGGTGTCGAGGTACTGCAGCTCGAGGTCGATCGGGCCGCCGGCCACGCCGAGGCTCTCGATGACCCCGGCGTCGCGCAGCTCGACGAGCGCCTCGACCGGGCCGCCCGACGCGACCCCCTCCTCGAACGAGATCTTCTCGGGGTCGTGCAGGTACACCAGCTGCAGGCGGTCGAGCCCGAGTCGCTCGAGGCTCTCCTCGACCGACCGCTTGACGCGCTCGCTGGAGAAGTCGGTCGAGCCGGGCAGCGGGTCGACCTTGGTGGCGACCACGAAGCCTTCGGGCACGCCACCCCGATTGCGGATGGCGGTGCCGATGCGGCGCTCACTGTCGCCGCCGCCGTACTCGTTGCTGGTGTCGATGAAGGTGAACGGGCCGTCGAAGACGCGCTCGATGGTGGCGACCGCCGTGTCTTTGTCGACCTCGTAGCCGTACTGGGCGGGGAAGCTGCCGAGGGCGCTCGTGCCCACGCACACGCTCGACACCGAGAAGCCGGTGCGGCCGAGGGGTCGGAGGGATGTCATGATCTCTTCTTTCTCTGTTCGTTGGTTCGTGGTGGGGGCGCGGTGCTGTCACGCCCCAGAAGCTGTGGTGCCACCGGCCGTGGTGGCGCGGGTTCGCGGCCGGCCATGAGTTCGAGCACGTGGTCGACCGCCTGGCGGCCCACCTCGCTGAAGTCGAATCGCACCGTCGAGAGGGCGGGCCTGAAGTACGCCGACTCGGGGATGTCGTCGAAGCCGATGACCGAGACCTCGCCCGGCACCCGCCGACCGGAGTCGACGAGGGCGCGCACCACGCCGAGCGCCATCTGGTCGTTGGCGGCGAAGACCGCGGTCACCGCGCCGTCGAGCGCGAAGCGGAGGCCGGCCTCGTACCCCGACTCGGAGGTCCAGTCGCCTTCGACGGGCGGATGCGCGGGGAGGCCGGCCTCAGACAGTGCCGTCCTCCACCCCTCGAGTCGGGCAGCGGTGCCGAGCCAGCCCGGAGGGCCCGACACGTGGTGCACCGTGCCGTGCCCCAGCGCGATGAGGTGCACGGTGGCGAGCCGCGCCCCCGCCACCTCGTCGGTGGCGATGGTGCCGAGCGTCGCCGGGCCGCCGGGGTGGAAGACGACGAGCGGAACCTCGGGGGAGAGGCCCTCGATGGCGACCAGGGCGGCCTCGAACGGGGCGAGCACGATCACGCCGTCGACCGAGTCGGCCATGAGGTGGTCGAGCGCGTTCTGCATGGCGCCGTGATCGAGTTCGGTGAGGCTCACCAGGTTGGTGGCGTAGCCCGCCCGCCTGGCCTCGTCGACGATGCCGGTGAGGGCGACCGAGGGCCCGAACTGCGCGAGGCCGAAGCTCACGATGCCGATGCTCATGCTCTGCCGGGTGACGAGGGCCCTGGCCGCCGGGTTGCGGCGGTAGCGCAGCCGGTCGACCGCGGTCTCGACGCGTTCGCGCATCTCGGGGGTGACGCTGTCGGAGCCGTTCAGAACGCGCGAGACCGTCTGGTGGGAGACACCGGCGAGCCGCGCCACGTCGATCATCCTGACCTTCCTCCCGTTCGAGGGCTGCTCGCGCGCCATGGCTCAGCGGGCGAGCGCCGCGCGCCGTCCCCGACCGCCGACGAGTTTCGAGAAGAAGCGCGAGATGCGCTGCACCCCTCCCGCGCTCGACAGGAAGACCGCGATCACGATCACCGCGCCCTTGATGACGAGCTGCGGCTCCGACGAGATGCCGACGAGGTTCATGATGTTGATGATCGTGGCGAGCACGAAGACGCCGATCACCGCGCTCACCGGGTCGCCCTTGCCGCCCATCAGCGAGGCGCCACCCACGACCACCGCGGCGATCGCATCCAGCTCGTAGCCCACGCCGATGAGCGAGCTACCCTGCCGCAGCTGGGCCGCGGCGATGAGGCCGGCGAGACCGGCGAGGATGCCGGAGAGCGTGTAGGTGATGATGAGGTTGCGGGACACCGGCAGGCCCGACAGGCGCGCCGCCTCGGGGTTGCCGCCGATGGCGTAGAGCGAGCGGCCGAAGGTGGTGAACTTCGCCACCAGCGCGGCGAGCACGGCGACGACGATGAAGATGACGACGGGGTTGCGCACGCCGAGCACGGTGCCGCTCGAGAAGGCCTGGATGAACGCCTCGTCGAGGATCTGGATGAGGCTCGTCGACTGGATGATGTAGCTGAAGCCCTTGACCGCGCTCATCATGGCGAGCGTGGCGATGAAGGGAGGGATGCGCAGCCACACCACGAGCAGGCCGTTGACGAACCCGGCGGCGGCGCAGCACAGCAGGGTGACGCCCACGGAGAGCCCCGCCGACATCCCCGTCTGGAGGGTGAGCGCGACGATCACCGTCGACATCGCGAGGATCGACCCCACCGAGAGGTCGATGCCTCCGGTGAGGATGACGAAGAACTGGCCCACCGCGAGCACGGCGACGATGGAGGCGGCGGCGATGACGTTCTCGGCGTTCCGCAGCGTGAGGAAGTCGGCCGAGACGTAGTAGCCGACGATGATGATGGCGAGCAGCACCAGCAGCAGGTAGCTCTTGCCGAGCAGGCGCTTGCCGAGGCTGCGCATCCGGTTCGCCGTGCTGGGCCCGGGCGGGGTGGGGGCTGTGCTGTTGCCGACCGGTGGCCGGAGGGTGTTCTGGGACATGGGCTTCTTCGCTCTTCTCAGGAGTAGGTGTGGTGAGTCGTGGGGCTCAGGCGAACCGGCTGAGGATCGCCTTCCCCTGCGGGTCTATCTCGTCGTGGTTGAGCTCGGCGACGACCGAGCCGCGGGCCATCACGAGCACGCGGTCGCACATCATCGCCTCGGTGATCTCGGAGCTCGCGATGATGACGGTGCCGCCGCCGCGGGCGTAGTCGCGGAGGAGCTCGTACATGTCCTCCTTCGCTCCCACGTCGACGCCGCGCGTCGGTTCGTCGCAGATGAGGATGCGCGACTTGCGCACCAGCCAGCGCGCCAGGATGGCCTTCTGCTGGGTGCCGCCGCTGAGGGTCTTGACGGGCTGGTTGACCCCCGAGACCTTCATGCCGAGCCGGGTCACCATGTCGGCGGCGACCCGGCGCTCGCGGCGGGAGTCGATGACGCTCAGGCGGCTGAACGCGGGAAGGCTCGCCAGCGTGATGTTGGCGGCGACCCCGAGATCGGGTACGAATCCCGCCGTCTTGCGGTCTTGGGGGAGCAGGCCGATGCCGCGCCGGATGGCGTCGCGGGGTGCCGCGAGGTCGACCCGCTTGCCGTCGATGCGGATGGATCCGGATGCGCGTCGCCGGGCCCCGGCGAGGAGGCCGGCCAGCTCCGACTGGCCGCTCCCGATGAGCCCCGACATGCCGAGCACCTCGCCGCGCCGCAACTCGAACGACACGTCGTCGACGTGACCCTCGTCGGAGAGGCGGTCGACCGAGAGGATCACCTCCTCGCCGCGGCCCGTCCCGAGGCGGGGTGAGCGCTCGCCGCGCAGCGCCGTCTCGGCGATCGACCCCTCCAGGCTCTTGCCCACCATGGCGGTCACCACGTCGGAGGGGGTCGAGTCTGCGGTGTCGAACTCGGCGGCTGTCGCCCCGTCGCGCAGCACGGTGACCGCGTCGCAGAGCGAGTACACCTCGTCCATGCGGTGCGAGATGAACAGCAGGGTCACGCCCTCGGCCGCCAGCGACCGCAGCACGGTGAACAGCTTCTCGACGTCGGGGCTCGGCAGGGTGGAGGTGGGCTCGTCGAGCAGCAGCACCCTGGCGTCTTTGTGCAGCGCCTTCGCCAGCTCGACGGCCTGCTGCTCGGCGGTGGAGAAGCTGCCCACCGGTGCGCGCACGTCGAGGTCGAAACCGACCCTGGCCAGCGCATCCTGAGCCTCGCGGTACATGCGCGCCCAGTCGACCTTGCCCGCCTGGCGGGGAAGGCGGCCGAGGAAGATGTTCTCGGCGACGGAGAGCGAGGGCACCAGGGAGAGCTCCTGGTAGATGGTGTGGATGCCGGCGTTCTGCGCATCCGTCGGCTCACGGAAGCGCATGTCCTTTCCACCGAGGCGGATGGTGCCGCCGTCGGGGGTCTCGGCGCCGGAGAGCATCTTCACCAGGGTCGACTTGCCCGCCCCGTTCTGGCCGGCGAGGGCGTGGATGGAGCCCTTCGTCACCGAGAACGTCACGCCCTTCAGGGCTTGGACGCCGAGGTAGCCCTTGGTGATGCCGTCGAGCTCGAGCTCGATCGTGCCGCCCCTCATTCCTCGTTCGCCTTCACGTAGGTGTCGTCGGCCACGTAGTAGTCGGCGGCGTTCTCGGGCGTGACGACGGTGGTGTCGATGTAGAGGGTCTTGTCGGGGCACTGCGACTGGTCGTCGTTGAAGGCGGCGAGGGCCATCTTCACGGCGGTGGCGCCCTGGTCCCATGGCTGGTTCGAGGCGGTGGCCTGGAGCGGGCCGGTCGGGTCGTCCATCATCTCCTTCACCGAGACCATGCCGCCGTCGTAGCTGGCCAGGATGATGCCGTCGCCCCAGATGCCCGCCTGCTGGAGGCCCTGCACCACGCCGCCGTTCATGACATCGCTCATGCTGTAGACGATCTTGAGGTCGGGGTTGGCGGTGGCGACGTCGCGGATGGGGGCGAGGGCCTTGTCGGGCTTCCACTCGCCGTACTTCGTGTCGAGGGTGGTGGTCTGGATGCCGGGGTGGGCCTCCATCACCTTGTCGTAGCCCTCGAGGAAGCCGTTGAAGCGCAGGTCGCTCAGCACGTCGCCCGGGAAGCCGCCGATGCCGACGATCTTCACCTCACCGGTGTCGCCGAACTTCTCGAGGGCCTTGTTCGCGGCCACCTCACCGGCGAGCGAGCCGGTGTACTCCTGGTCTTCGGCGACGTAGCAGAACATGTCGGGAACGAGGCTCTCGTCGAGGTTCGAGTTGACCGTCACGAGCGGGATGCCGGCGTCCTTCAGCGCCTGCACCGACGGGCCGACGCCGATGGGGTCGTTGGCGTTCATGACGACGACGTCGACGCCCTTGGTGATGAGGGTCTGCACGTCGGCGTTCTGGCGCACCGTGTCGCCGTTGGCGTCGAGCAGTTCGATGCGGGCGCCGATCTTGTCGGCCTCGGCCTGGCCGCCCTCGACGAGGGTCTTCCACCAGTCGCTGCCGCTGATGCCGCGCTGGCTCCAGCCGATGACGAGGCCGTCGCCGCTGGCTTTGTCTTCGTCGGAGGCGGGGCCGCCGCCGGCGCGGCACCCGGTGAGGGCGAGGGCTGACACGGCGAGAACTGCAGCGCCGGTGACGAGGCGGCCGGTGAACCGGCGTCGGGATGACGTGATCATGAGGACACTCCTTCGTGTGATCTCATCCGCCGGGGATCGGTGCTGACCGATGCGCCTCCGCCGTCGGAGGCTGACGGATCGTTGTGGCGATGTTAGCGCACTATCAGACACATGGCCAAGCAATGCCCCTTCATTTCAGGGTGCTTAATTTCACGCAGGAGTTATGAGTTACCGATCACTCACGCTATTTCAGCGGCGGCGGCGGGGCGCTGCGGAGCGCGGCGGGTTCGACCGCATGTGGTCGCGCACGGCCGACAGCGTGCGCCCGAGCTCGGCCACCTCGCCCGCGTCGATCGGCGCGAGGAAGAGCTTCTTCAGCACCGCGATGTGCCCCGGGAACACCGTGGCGAGCCGGTCGCGGCCGGCCTGCGTGATCGTCACCGTTACGCTGCGCTCGTCCTCGAGCGATGGCGCCCGGGTGACTAGCCCGGCCTTCTCGAGCAGCCCGGCCTGGTGGGTGAGGCCGCTCCTGCTGTAGACGACCCCGTCGGCGAGGTCGGTCATCCGTCTGCTGCCTTCGGGGGAGTCGCCGAGGGTGGCGAGCAGCTGGAACTGCACGTAGCTGAGGTCGCCCGCCTCCTTCAGCTGCTGCTCGACGGCGTGCCGCAGCAGGCTGCTCACCTCGATGAGCGCGAAGTAGGCGCCGAGTTCGGTGGGGTCGAGTGCTGCGTCGGTCGTCTCGTCGGTCATGGTGCCCAGTCTACTTGCTTCGAGATCGAAGCACTGTTACAGTCATGGTAAGTGCTTCGACATCGAAGCAAACGGATGCGCAAGGTATCCCGCCATCAACCAGCGAAGGAGACACATCATGAAGGCAGCACGTTTCCACCAGCACGGGGCCCCCGAGGTTCTGCAGATCGACGACGTCGAGACTCCCGCTCCGGGCGCGGGCGAGGTGCGCATCCGCGTCGCCGCGTCGGCGTTCAACCCGGCCGACAACGGCATCCGGGCGGGGTACCTCCCGATTCCGGTCGAGCTTCCGCACACCCCGGGTTACGACGTCTCCGGCACGGTCGACGCCCTCGGCGAGGGGGTCTCGGGGCTGGCCGTCGGCGACGCGGTCATCGGCTTCCTCCCCATGACGGCGCCGGGTGCCGCCGCCGAGTTCGTCGTCGCCCCTGCTTCGGCACTCGTCGCGGCCCCGACCTCGATCGCTCTCGAAGTCGCGGCGGCGATCCCGTCGGTCTCGCTCACCGCGTGGCAGGCGCTCTTCGACGAGGCGGGCCTGGCTACCGGTCAGCGCATCCTCATCACCGGCGCCGGCGGCACGGTCGGCGGCTTCGCCGTGCAGTTCGCGAAGCGCGCCGGCGCCCACGTCATCGCCACGGCGAGCCCGCGCTCGGCGGCGTCGGTGCGCGCGGCAGGGGCTGACGAGGTGGTCGACCACACGGCATCCTCGGTGCTTTCCGCGCTCTCCGCCCCCGTCGACGTCCTC carries:
- a CDS encoding nitrilase-related carbon-nitrogen hydrolase → MVDPFVVVAVSPRTFTVKNPGDGVANVKRINEFIDTAVMVGRWEGSPVRLVVLPEMAIQGMIANFPGNREKERHFAVTIPGPETDELAKKARELDTYIAAELYMVKDDDFPDRHFNVAFIIDPQGEIVYKRYKATSDAYEGGMLGNMNPHDVWDEWIEKKGNGNVMDAIFPVARTEIGNIGIAICHEGVYPEVARGLAMNGAEIIIRPTLIEPAVQNGMWELQNRAHAMFNSAYVVAPNLGPEYREDGGVQDLFGGQSMIVGPRGQVLTQQRGWTTGDSFVCTTIDIEALRRARVANGLYNQFKDLRTEQYRAIYDQPIYPKNQYLDAPPSEGWLAREHQTRADNIEKLIERGVLTPPTGYGE
- a CDS encoding LacI family DNA-binding transcriptional regulator — its product is MIDVAKLAGVSQQTVSRVVNGAQNVAPEIRERVERAIEQLRYRRNPAAAALASNRTMTIGVVSFELAVLGPSVALYGISEEARRHGYSTRLVTLGSLDRHAIRSALESVGPDAVDGIIVLAPLYEAISVIQSLDIGVPMVTFEQGTPASATSISIDEVRGAREAVRHLLELGHETVWHVQGPEGWMASTARARGWAEELSAQGRVAPPAFTTTDWSAAEGYRVGRMIAETLEVTAVFAANDPFALGVVKALDEAGIEVPGQVSVVGFDNVKESAYYRPALTTVTLDFEQIGHTAVSRILAMIKGGADEVIPLLQPELVVRQTSAPARRG
- a CDS encoding gluconate 2-dehydrogenase subunit 3 family protein, translated to MGQAEWVTAPISTRDDDEPLFFTEHEWATVEAATARIIPTDHHPGAREAKVVRFIDRMLAGTQFIFPAADGNGFLRMEGLEEEAWQERIEARQGFYRDGVRQLDALAEKRGAPAFVKLDEQAQDAVLEELSGASKPGRFALNDEGVGLGGAPAGNQPVNEDFLEFFPLLVLNTRQGFYGDPVYGGNENRVGWGVIGFDGPPSLASTMDGSYTTRSYMVEGAEWPYERHPEVLRYRRP
- a CDS encoding GMC family oxidoreductase — translated: MTRKKNPEAVDVVIVGAGAGGATAAKVLSEAGLTVVGLERGPWLKPEHASGDELKFLNRNFIWQDPKLKPRTYRQNDSEEAVITNFSATPQVVGGGTTHWGGMVPRMALSDFKLRSLHGDVPGASLVDWPISYDELEPYYTRVEWEFGTSGLAGANRWEAPRSKGYPTKPSTLSQIGRTFATAMDKLGHSTFPMPQGMVTEPYRGRQPFSENGFWQQYPDPGTGKSSTLISFIPDAISTGRYDLRSDCYVSEILVGADGKATGVRYQDEDGDEFVQYAKAVIVCAGGIETPRLLLMSKSAQHPDGLGNGSGLVGKNATFHQYSFSVGLFDREVHDPLYGWAGHYMSLCSFDFYETDESRGHILGSLIFPSMIGHPVNWSFPGRPTWGAAAKDADREFFNHSMKIGILLHDLPVESNRVDLDPTVKDAWGLPVARITHTPHANDFAQERWQVKKNGEILEAAGASRVVPVNMERITGNTSHELGTTRMGDDPATSVVDRWCRSHEVPNLYVFDASFFPTATGINPALTIMANAWRCADRILQVDRHGWTTD
- a CDS encoding aldo/keto reductase, which translates into the protein MTSLRPLGRTGFSVSSVCVGTSALGSFPAQYGYEVDKDTAVATIERVFDGPFTFIDTSNEYGGGDSERRIGTAIRNRGGVPEGFVVATKVDPLPGSTDFSSERVKRSVEESLERLGLDRLQLVYLHDPEKISFEEGVASGGPVEALVELRDAGVIESLGVAGGPIDLELQYLDTGVFDVVISHNRFTLVDQTAEPLLERAARDGVAVVNAAPFGGGMLVKGPSVVPTYCYAPVSDATLARVQRMEDLCREHDVPLAAAALQFSVRDERVASTIVGMSRPERVDATVELLETPIPEDLWSELLELARVGQNGVER
- a CDS encoding LacI family DNA-binding transcriptional regulator, producing MIDVARLAGVSHQTVSRVLNGSDSVTPEMRERVETAVDRLRYRRNPAARALVTRQSMSIGIVSFGLAQFGPSVALTGIVDEARRAGYATNLVSLTELDHGAMQNALDHLMADSVDGVIVLAPFEAALVAIEGLSPEVPLVVFHPGGPATLGTIATDEVAGARLATVHLIALGHGTVHHVSGPPGWLGTAARLEGWRTALSEAGLPAHPPVEGDWTSESGYEAGLRFALDGAVTAVFAANDQMALGVVRALVDSGRRVPGEVSVIGFDDIPESAYFRPALSTVRFDFSEVGRQAVDHVLELMAGREPAPPRPVAPQLLGRDSTAPPPRTNEQRKKRS
- a CDS encoding ABC transporter permease, producing MSQNTLRPPVGNSTAPTPPGPSTANRMRSLGKRLLGKSYLLLVLLAIIIVGYYVSADFLTLRNAENVIAAASIVAVLAVGQFFVILTGGIDLSVGSILAMSTVIVALTLQTGMSAGLSVGVTLLCCAAAGFVNGLLVVWLRIPPFIATLAMMSAVKGFSYIIQSTSLIQILDEAFIQAFSSGTVLGVRNPVVIFIVVAVLAALVAKFTTFGRSLYAIGGNPEAARLSGLPVSRNLIITYTLSGILAGLAGLIAAAQLRQGSSLIGVGYELDAIAAVVVGGASLMGGKGDPVSAVIGVFVLATIINIMNLVGISSEPQLVIKGAVIVIAVFLSSAGGVQRISRFFSKLVGGRGRRAALAR
- a CDS encoding sugar ABC transporter ATP-binding protein; this encodes MRGGTIELELDGITKGYLGVQALKGVTFSVTKGSIHALAGQNGAGKSTLVKMLSGAETPDGGTIRLGGKDMRFREPTDAQNAGIHTIYQELSLVPSLSVAENIFLGRLPRQAGKVDWARMYREAQDALARVGFDLDVRAPVGSFSTAEQQAVELAKALHKDARVLLLDEPTSTLPSPDVEKLFTVLRSLAAEGVTLLFISHRMDEVYSLCDAVTVLRDGATAAEFDTADSTPSDVVTAMVGKSLEGSIAETALRGERSPRLGTGRGEEVILSVDRLSDEGHVDDVSFELRRGEVLGMSGLIGSGQSELAGLLAGARRRASGSIRIDGKRVDLAAPRDAIRRGIGLLPQDRKTAGFVPDLGVAANITLASLPAFSRLSVIDSRRERRVAADMVTRLGMKVSGVNQPVKTLSGGTQQKAILARWLVRKSRILICDEPTRGVDVGAKEDMYELLRDYARGGGTVIIASSEITEAMMCDRVLVMARGSVVAELNHDEIDPQGKAILSRFA